Sequence from the Pseudomonas sp. 7SR1 genome:
CCCAGCGCCTGTGCCGGAGTGATCTTCTTCAACAACAGCGGCTACCTGGGCATGTGCGGCCACGGCACCATCGGCCTGGTGGCGTCGCTGGCCCACCTGGGACGGATCAGGCCCGGCGTGCACGCCATCGAAACCCCGGTGGGCACCGTGCAGGCGACCTTGCACGAGGACCGCTCGGTCAGCGTGCGCAACGTGCCCGCCTATCGCTACCGCAAGGCGCTGACCCTGGAGGTTCCCGGAATCGGCCCGGTGACGGGTGACGTGGCCTGGGGGGGCAACTGGTTTTTCCTGATCGCCGACCACGGCCAACAGGTGGCGGGCGATAACCTCGACGGGCTGACCGCCTACACCTATGCCGTGCAGCAAGCCTTGGAACAGCAAGGCTTTCGTGGCGAAGACGGCGGCCTGATCGATCATGTCGAGCTGTTTGCCGATGACCCTGACGCTGACAGCCGCAACTTCGTGCTCTGCCCCGGCAAGGCCTATGACCGCTCCCCTTGCGGCACCGGTACCAGCGCCAAGCTGGCGTGCCTGGCCGCGGACGGAAAGCTGCAAGCGGGCCAGACCTGGCGCCAGGCGAGCGTCATCGGCAGCCAGTTCGAAGGTTGCTACG
This genomic interval carries:
- a CDS encoding 4-hydroxyproline epimerase translates to MKRITVIDSHTGGEPTRLVIDGFPDLGQGSMAERKQRLASLHDAWRTACVLEPRGSDVLVGALLCEPQDPSACAGVIFFNNSGYLGMCGHGTIGLVASLAHLGRIRPGVHAIETPVGTVQATLHEDRSVSVRNVPAYRYRKALTLEVPGIGPVTGDVAWGGNWFFLIADHGQQVAGDNLDGLTAYTYAVQQALEQQGFRGEDGGLIDHVELFADDPDADSRNFVLCPGKAYDRSPCGTGTSAKLACLAADGKLQAGQTWRQASVIGSQFEGCYETAGERIVPTIRGRAFISAEASLIIEPDDPFAWGIRP